The Coregonus clupeaformis isolate EN_2021a unplaced genomic scaffold, ASM2061545v1 scaf4247, whole genome shotgun sequence nucleotide sequence acacacacacacacacacacacacacacacacacacacacacgtgccacTCATTCTCACCTCATTGTTTGCTAATAGGGAACTGATCTACTGAGGTAGTTCCCATTTTCACAATATTGGCTTCCAACAAGTTCAATGACTCTTCGGGGTTTTAAAGGACATTGTTACAGTATCTCAGTCAGTTGCTAATATTACAAACCCTTATCATCTGAAGTGCCAACACTACTACACTGGGCATTCCAGAGCCTGAGCAGCGGCTTCCAGAAAACTACTGAGAGCTCACAGCCAATTGGCTGGAAAATGGACTCCTGGTGTATCACTGACGAAGACATGGCAGAGGTCAAGAAGGAAGCGTTGGAGCGTCTCCGTCCGTACCTCTGTGAGAAGCTAGTGGCCGACCGCCACCTGGACTACCTCCGGTCCAGGAGGGTCCTTACGCGGGACGACGCCGAGGACATCTGCTGCCGGGTGGGGAACAGCAAGAAGACAGGTAGGATGCTGGACTACTTAGCCGAGAACCCCATGGGCCTCAACTACCTTGTGGAGTCCATCCGCCGAGTGAGGACCAAGGACTTTGTCATTGGGAAGATCACCAGCGAAGTCGAGGCAGTGAAggcggagaggagagaggcggcCATCTTGTTAGCAGCAGGTAGTTCTTCGCCTGTCTGTATATGCAAAGAGAGAACTCCCTTTGTGTCATTTCAGAGTGACAGTACTGGATACAAAGGCAGTAGTGAAGCACAGTCCGTCCAAACCTCTCTGTCCAACTCTGAAGACAAGTGGAGTCAAAACGAAGCATCCTTTTCCTGGAGTGCCCTTCCTGAAGAGGTTAGTGTGTCTTCTTTAGCCAGTCTCCCAAAACCAGGAGAGCAGGGCGCCCCTTCAGTGCCCCTTGAGGACTCAGAGCCTGGGACCTTAGAGTCCGTGAGCAGTGACCAGTTTCACACCCTGTGTTCCTTTTCAACCCCCTTTCTGTGATGTAATACAGAATGCCTGGATGTCTGGATTCAAACACAGGTTGGATTATATGGGGACTATAACGAAAGGGTTAGGTTTTATTGTGTCATAACTGTACATGTTATCGAATTTTATTTTCCGTATCATAAAAGCCTACAGTGAATCCACGAGACGTGGTTTCTAACACGTTTGTTctatcaataaaaaaaaaagactaaaCTTTATTTTGTTATTCAAATGAAAAACCTCCTGTACTTCTCAATCAGGAAAAAAACGGAACTATTAGAAAATGGATGTGTGCCAGAAAGTTGTACTGCTACAGTATCAGGAAATTGAGCAGGGCAGAGCTTCCTGTTTCTTTGAGGAACAGTCTCACTTCATGTCCCTATTTGAACTTCTGCCAGGCACCCATATTCTATGAAATGATCAAATCAACATGTTTCTATGTTTTCTGGGATTTTATTTGATTCAAGATGTGCAATTTTGACATACTGA carries:
- the LOC123490626 gene encoding B-cell lymphoma/leukemia 10-like translates to MDSWCITDEDMAEVKKEALERLRPYLCEKLVADRHLDYLRSRRVLTRDDAEDICCRVGNSKKTGRMLDYLAENPMGLNYLVESIRRVRTKDFVIGKITSEVEAVKAERREAAILLAAGSSSPVCICKERTPFVSFQSDSTGYKGSSEAQSVQTSLSNSEDKWSQNEASFSWSALPEEVSVSSLASLPKPGEQGAPSVPLEDSEPGTLESVSSDQFHTLCSFSTPFL